Proteins found in one Vallitalea guaymasensis genomic segment:
- a CDS encoding CBS domain-containing protein: MNIGTIIKKAEELNTISIDDTLGKGLKIIEENDLLSLPVVEGKKFIGILSRQYVYETYFKEDGGDKKEFLERKVKEFMKTKVPSVDDLKMLVEEAAAMFFANNKLRFIPVVNEDEELLGIITKKAILERFRFIYGMNEPRLVIYIYDFKGKLAKITDIIAKAGGNIRNIVQADTEVLGLQEITLRVKANDIRKVVKSLNSHGFEVREFRE, encoded by the coding sequence ATGAATATCGGTACAATTATTAAAAAAGCAGAAGAGCTGAATACTATCTCAATTGATGATACTTTAGGAAAAGGACTTAAGATAATTGAAGAGAATGACCTGCTTTCTCTACCTGTAGTAGAAGGAAAAAAATTCATAGGTATACTATCAAGACAGTATGTATATGAAACTTATTTTAAGGAAGACGGTGGAGATAAGAAGGAATTCCTAGAAAGAAAAGTAAAAGAATTTATGAAAACAAAAGTTCCATCCGTTGATGATCTTAAGATGTTGGTTGAAGAAGCTGCAGCTATGTTTTTTGCTAATAATAAATTAAGATTTATACCTGTTGTTAATGAAGATGAAGAATTATTAGGAATAATAACTAAAAAAGCTATATTGGAAAGGTTTAGATTCATATACGGTATGAATGAACCTAGACTAGTTATTTACATATATGACTTTAAAGGAAAACTTGCTAAGATAACTGATATCATTGCAAAAGCTGGGGGCAATATTAGAAATATCGTTCAAGCTGATACAGAAGTCTTAGGTTTACAAGAAATAACACTAAGGGTGAAAGCTAACGATATACGTAAGGTTGTTAAAAGTTTGAACAGCCATGGATTCGAGGTAAGAGAATTCAGAGAATAA
- a CDS encoding GntR family transcriptional regulator, translated as MNFNNSIPIYMQIINELKKDIITGKLSPGEKLPSTRELAIKYSINPNTSGRIYKEMEREEITFTKRGLGTFVTESESKIEQIRDDMAKDLINDFVKGMTELGYTNEMLISIIKKESEEK; from the coding sequence GTGAATTTTAATAATAGTATTCCTATATATATGCAAATAATTAATGAGCTGAAAAAAGACATTATTACTGGGAAACTATCACCTGGAGAAAAACTCCCCTCAACAAGAGAGTTAGCAATAAAATATAGCATCAATCCTAATACTTCTGGAAGAATATATAAAGAGATGGAAAGGGAAGAAATTACTTTTACCAAGAGAGGTTTAGGAACTTTTGTTACAGAATCAGAATCCAAAATAGAACAAATACGAGATGATATGGCAAAAGATCTTATTAATGATTTCGTGAAAGGTATGACAGAGCTGGGTTATACCAACGAAATGCTAATATCAATAATCAAAAAAGAAAGCGAGGAAAAATAG
- a CDS encoding ABC transporter ATP-binding protein produces the protein MLLEIKNLSKGYLSKKAVKNISLTVEQGKIYGFLGPNGSGKTTFMKMVAGLLNPSSGEIMVEGNNVGVKSKELTAYMSTENFIYPYMKIKTVGEFYKDFYKDFNMERYKELIAYMDLEMDMKVSSLSSGMASKMKIAVTLSRDSKLIMLDEPLNGIDLVAREKILNTIVKCANDDNTIIVSSHLVDEMEKILDQVIFIKNGELVLMGDAETVREERGKSIVDLYKEVYA, from the coding sequence ATGTTACTTGAAATTAAGAATCTATCAAAAGGTTATCTGTCAAAGAAAGCAGTTAAAAACATTTCATTAACTGTAGAGCAAGGTAAAATATATGGTTTTTTAGGTCCTAACGGTAGTGGTAAAACTACATTCATGAAAATGGTAGCAGGTTTGTTGAATCCATCTTCTGGCGAAATAATGGTTGAAGGAAATAATGTAGGTGTAAAATCCAAGGAATTGACTGCTTATATGTCTACTGAGAATTTTATATATCCATATATGAAAATTAAAACTGTAGGTGAATTTTATAAGGATTTCTATAAAGACTTCAATATGGAAAGATACAAGGAATTAATTGCTTATATGGATCTTGAAATGGATATGAAAGTATCTTCCTTATCTTCTGGAATGGCTTCAAAGATGAAAATTGCTGTAACTCTTTCAAGAGATTCTAAATTGATTATGTTGGATGAACCACTGAATGGTATTGATCTAGTTGCTAGGGAAAAAATATTGAATACCATAGTTAAATGTGCTAATGATGATAATACAATTATTGTTTCCAGTCATCTAGTTGATGAAATGGAAAAAATATTAGACCAAGTTATCTTCATCAAAAATGGTGAATTAGTACTCATGGGAGATGCTGAAACCGTTAGAGAAGAAAGAGGTAAATCTATTGTAGATCTTTATAAGGAGGTATACGCATAA
- a CDS encoding Gfo/Idh/MocA family protein, with protein sequence MFRVGIVGCGNIFPMHAYPVSELSCTELVAVCDNKEDRAKEKAQELGCKYYTDYKEMIDKENLDVVHICTPHYMHPLIAIYAAEKKVSVLTEKPMSIKLEDAEKMINAAEDNNVTLGVIFQNRYNKGSQLVKKTLESGELGKIITGKLSVTWDRSDEYYSNSDWKGTWDKEGGGVIIDQAIHTMDLMRWFIDSEIEYVDANISNRAHEIIEVEDSAEGVIKYKNGVHTGFYAINYYGYDAPVEIEIYCENGIASMVADKATIKFNDGRTLIADQDPNEVFNYGNVKSYWGVSHVKQIKNYYDSLANGTKPEITGEEAYKTQKMICAIYDGGKEQKRIMF encoded by the coding sequence ATGTTTAGAGTTGGGATTGTAGGATGTGGAAATATTTTTCCAATGCATGCATATCCTGTTAGTGAACTTAGCTGTACAGAACTAGTTGCAGTATGTGACAACAAAGAAGATAGAGCTAAGGAAAAAGCGCAGGAATTAGGTTGTAAATATTATACAGACTATAAAGAAATGATTGATAAAGAAAATTTAGATGTTGTACATATTTGTACACCACACTATATGCATCCATTAATTGCTATCTATGCAGCAGAAAAGAAGGTAAGTGTATTAACTGAAAAACCAATGTCAATTAAACTAGAAGACGCTGAGAAGATGATTAATGCTGCAGAAGATAATAATGTAACTCTTGGTGTAATCTTCCAAAATAGATATAATAAAGGCTCACAGCTTGTTAAAAAGACTTTGGAATCAGGTGAATTAGGTAAGATAATCACTGGAAAACTATCTGTTACTTGGGATAGATCAGATGAATATTATAGTAACAGTGATTGGAAAGGAACTTGGGACAAAGAAGGTGGCGGAGTTATTATTGACCAAGCTATTCACACTATGGATTTGATGCGTTGGTTCATAGACAGCGAAATTGAATATGTAGATGCCAATATAAGCAATAGAGCTCACGAGATTATTGAAGTTGAAGATTCAGCTGAAGGTGTTATAAAATATAAGAATGGTGTACATACAGGATTTTACGCTATTAATTATTATGGTTATGACGCACCTGTGGAGATAGAGATTTACTGTGAAAATGGTATTGCAAGCATGGTGGCAGATAAGGCAACTATTAAATTCAATGATGGTAGAACTTTAATAGCAGATCAAGACCCTAATGAAGTATTCAATTATGGTAATGTAAAAAGCTATTGGGGCGTAAGCCACGTAAAACAGATCAAGAATTACTATGATAGTCTTGCTAATGGTACTAAACCAGAGATAACAGGTGAGGAAGCATATAAGACTCAGAAAATGATTTGTGCAATCTATGATGGTGGAAAAGAGCAAAAAAGAATAATGTTTTAA